Proteins from a genomic interval of Streptococcus oralis:
- the eno gene encoding surface-displayed alpha-enolase, whose translation MSIITDVYAREVLDSRGNPTLEVEVYTESGAFGRGMVPSGASTGEHEAVELRDGDKSRYGGLGTQKAVDNVNNIIAEAIIGYDVRDQQAIDRAMIALDGTPNKGKLGANAILGVSIAVARAAADYLEIPLYSYLGGFNTKVLPTPMMNIINGGSHSDAPIAFQEFMIVPAGAPTFKEALRWGAEIFHALKKILKSRGLETAVGDEGGFAPRFEGTEDGVETILAAIEAAGYVPGKDVFIGFDCASSEFYDEERKVYDYTKFEGEGAAVRTAAEQIDYLEELVNKYPIITIEDGMDENDWDGWKALTERLGGKVQLVGDDFFVTNTSYLEKGIAEGAANSILIKVNQIGTLTETFDAIEMAKEAGYTAVVSHRSGETEDSTIADIAVATNAGQIKTGSLSRTDRIAKYNQLLRIEDQLGEVAEYRGLKSFYNLKK comes from the coding sequence ATGTCAATTATTACTGATGTTTACGCTCGCGAAGTCCTAGACTCACGCGGTAACCCAACACTTGAGGTAGAAGTTTATACTGAATCAGGTGCTTTCGGACGTGGTATGGTTCCATCAGGAGCTTCTACTGGTGAACACGAAGCAGTTGAACTTCGCGACGGTGACAAATCTCGTTACGGTGGTCTTGGTACACAAAAAGCTGTTGACAACGTAAACAACATCATCGCTGAAGCTATCATCGGCTACGATGTACGTGACCAACAAGCTATCGACCGTGCTATGATCGCACTTGACGGTACTCCTAACAAAGGTAAATTGGGTGCAAACGCAATTCTTGGTGTGTCTATCGCTGTAGCTCGTGCTGCTGCTGACTACCTTGAAATCCCACTTTACAGCTACCTTGGTGGATTCAACACTAAAGTTCTTCCAACTCCAATGATGAACATCATCAACGGTGGTTCTCACTCTGACGCTCCAATCGCTTTCCAAGAATTCATGATCGTACCTGCTGGTGCACCAACATTCAAAGAAGCTCTTCGTTGGGGTGCTGAAATCTTCCACGCTCTTAAGAAAATCCTTAAATCACGTGGTTTGGAAACAGCCGTAGGTGACGAAGGTGGATTCGCTCCTCGTTTCGAAGGAACTGAAGACGGTGTCGAAACTATCCTTGCTGCAATCGAAGCTGCTGGATATGTTCCTGGTAAAGACGTATTTATCGGATTTGACTGTGCTTCATCAGAATTCTATGATGAAGAACGTAAAGTTTACGACTACACTAAATTTGAAGGTGAAGGCGCTGCTGTACGTACTGCTGCAGAACAAATCGACTACCTTGAAGAATTGGTAAACAAATACCCAATCATCACTATCGAAGATGGTATGGATGAAAACGACTGGGACGGTTGGAAAGCTCTTACTGAACGTCTTGGTGGTAAAGTTCAATTGGTTGGTGACGACTTCTTCGTAACAAACACTTCTTACCTTGAAAAAGGTATTGCAGAAGGCGCTGCTAACTCAATCCTTATCAAAGTTAACCAAATCGGTACTCTTACTGAAACATTCGACGCTATCGAAATGGCAAAAGAAGCTGGTTATACTGCTGTTGTATCACACCGTTCAGGTGAAACTGAAGATTCAACAATCGCTGACATCGCAGTTGCAACTAACGCAGGACAAATCAAGACTGGTTCACTTTCACGTACAGACCGTATCGCTAAATACAACCAATTGCTTCGTATCGAAGACCAACTTGGTGAAGTAGCTGAATACCGTGGATTGAAATCATTCTACAACTTGAAAAAATAA
- a CDS encoding YkgJ family cysteine cluster protein, protein MSKEIDIEYYHQLALQKQKEHRKVLANLKKKPPKNLDKIAQQIHQEVFSEIDCTACANCCKTLGPDFKEADITRIAKYFKMKLPAFEAEFLQVDEDGDKVFKSMPCPFLGGDNLCSIYDVRPKACREFPHTDRKKIHQINHLTIKNTLTCPAAYLFVEKLKDKL, encoded by the coding sequence ATGTCTAAAGAAATTGATATTGAGTATTACCACCAACTAGCACTGCAAAAGCAGAAAGAGCATCGTAAAGTGTTAGCAAATCTAAAGAAAAAGCCACCAAAGAATCTAGATAAGATTGCCCAGCAGATCCACCAAGAAGTCTTTTCTGAGATCGATTGTACTGCCTGCGCTAACTGTTGTAAGACATTGGGGCCTGATTTTAAAGAAGCAGATATTACCCGTATCGCCAAATACTTTAAGATGAAACTACCGGCTTTTGAAGCGGAATTCCTTCAGGTGGATGAAGATGGGGATAAAGTTTTCAAATCCATGCCTTGCCCCTTTCTAGGAGGGGATAATCTCTGCTCAATCTACGACGTTCGTCCCAAGGCCTGTCGTGAGTTCCCCCATACAGACCGGAAAAAGATCCATCAAATTAATCATTTGACGATTAAGAATACCTTGACCTGCCCTGCAGCCTATCTCTTTGTTGAGAAATTAAAGGATAAGTTATAG
- a CDS encoding AraC family transcriptional regulator, with protein sequence MMHQFNRTMEYLESKLDEEVDLQKFQQLSGHSYALFSRLFSILADMTLAEYLRNRRLSEAVTDLREGSEKVIDIAMKYGYESADAFSAAFKKFHGATPSEVRNGKPYRIFPRLQLSLKITGGKNMDIKIQKKPAFTVAGVLLEAIDNSQCPSAWEQLYEKHSFENLESLGSGQSFGLCSDVKEGEIISYMAAYDVTDKVKAEELGLSIKDVPAAEYAIVPVKGPIPASIHNAWKYVLEVFFPETGYRHSGSPDFEVYTEGDMSSPDYQMELWIPVIMN encoded by the coding sequence ATGATGCATCAATTCAATCGAACCATGGAATATCTGGAAAGTAAGTTGGACGAAGAAGTGGATTTGCAGAAATTCCAGCAGCTATCAGGCCATTCTTATGCTCTCTTTAGCCGGCTCTTTTCCATCCTAGCAGATATGACTTTAGCAGAATACTTGCGCAATCGCAGGCTGTCAGAAGCTGTGACAGACTTGCGGGAAGGCTCTGAGAAGGTCATTGACATAGCGATGAAATACGGCTATGAGTCTGCGGATGCCTTCAGCGCAGCCTTTAAGAAATTCCATGGTGCAACCCCCTCAGAAGTTAGGAATGGAAAACCTTATCGGATTTTTCCTAGACTTCAATTATCCTTAAAGATTACAGGAGGAAAGAATATGGATATCAAGATTCAAAAGAAACCTGCTTTTACTGTAGCAGGCGTCCTATTGGAAGCTATCGACAATAGCCAATGCCCATCTGCTTGGGAACAACTCTATGAGAAACATAGCTTTGAAAATCTAGAAAGTCTGGGTAGTGGCCAATCCTTTGGTCTCTGCTCCGATGTCAAAGAAGGCGAAATCATCAGCTATATGGCTGCTTATGATGTGACGGATAAAGTCAAAGCAGAAGAGCTAGGTCTATCAATCAAAGATGTCCCAGCCGCTGAATATGCTATCGTCCCAGTCAAAGGCCCTATACCAGCTAGCATTCACAATGCTTGGAAATATGTCTTGGAGGTCTTTTTCCCTGAAACAGGCTATCGCCACTCAGGCTCACCAGACTTCGAAGTCTATACCGAAGGTGATATGTCGTCACCTGACTATCAAATGGAACTCTGGATACCAGTGATTATGAACTAG
- a CDS encoding peptidase, translating into MQMYFGDVSLCYSYSLTMALDGYGYDFKADFLEAIMVMGNGASIVKEDDQHPLVFFDNGMPDLSISHSLKILGFDYEDFYLKDGSEVDLEEIKRKLETFLSNGPVVLGPLDMGHLTYNPNHTNLYGVDHFVTVYGIDDQYLYLHDPAGFACMKVTFNDIIEAWKAEAIDYKRGAYSMWGNFKKVKSPSQTEIYQETARIMRNRYLNGQSGVLKYYAKAVAENGLNTEQKQLHQYFSFKLAAVRNLYLSEFLKDHDPEGARFKEELATLFGQAHLSCLKEDYQELSHLLYQIAEVDGRFRDLYVK; encoded by the coding sequence ATGCAGATGTATTTTGGAGATGTTTCACTTTGCTATAGCTATTCATTGACAATGGCACTGGATGGCTATGGCTATGACTTTAAAGCAGACTTTCTAGAGGCAATCATGGTGATGGGAAATGGCGCTAGTATCGTAAAGGAAGATGACCAGCACCCTCTAGTATTCTTTGATAACGGAATGCCAGATCTTTCTATCTCCCATTCCTTAAAAATACTAGGATTTGACTATGAGGATTTCTATCTAAAAGATGGATCGGAAGTAGATTTGGAAGAGATAAAAAGAAAGTTGGAAACCTTTCTGTCCAATGGACCTGTCGTTCTGGGACCTCTTGATATGGGCCATCTGACCTACAATCCCAATCACACAAACCTTTATGGTGTGGATCATTTTGTAACCGTGTATGGCATTGATGATCAGTACCTCTATTTGCATGATCCAGCTGGTTTTGCCTGTATGAAGGTTACTTTTAATGACATTATAGAAGCTTGGAAGGCGGAGGCTATTGACTATAAGCGCGGAGCCTACTCCATGTGGGGAAATTTTAAGAAGGTCAAGAGTCCGAGTCAGACTGAAATCTATCAAGAAACGGCGAGGATTATGAGGAATCGATATCTGAATGGCCAAAGTGGTGTATTGAAATACTATGCAAAAGCAGTTGCTGAAAACGGCTTAAATACGGAGCAAAAACAATTGCATCAGTATTTCAGTTTTAAACTTGCAGCTGTTCGAAATCTCTACCTCAGTGAGTTCTTAAAAGACCATGATCCAGAAGGGGCAAGATTCAAAGAAGAATTGGCTACTCTATTTGGCCAAGCCCACCTTTCGTGTTTAAAAGAAGATTATCAAGAACTGTCCCACTTGCTCTATCAGATAGCAGAGGTGGATGGTCGCTTTAGAGATTTATATGTAAAGTAG
- a CDS encoding ClbS/DfsB family four-helix bundle protein yields the protein MPRPRTKEELVLASKENYEKLNHFISKLSEEELQTPFDFSKDEKKKEAHWKRDKNLRDVLIHLYEWHQLLLTWVHSNQKGHERPFLPEPYNWKTYGEMNVAFWKKHQRTTLEEATKLLEQSHKEVLELMEGFSNDELFTKGVYKWTGGTSLGSYFVSSTSSHYDWALKKLKAHQKNCKNS from the coding sequence ATGCCTAGACCAAGAACAAAAGAGGAGCTAGTGCTAGCCTCTAAGGAAAACTATGAAAAGCTCAATCACTTTATATCTAAATTAAGTGAAGAGGAACTACAGACTCCTTTTGATTTTTCAAAAGATGAAAAGAAAAAAGAAGCTCACTGGAAAAGAGATAAAAATCTAAGAGATGTTCTAATCCATCTCTATGAATGGCATCAGTTACTTTTGACCTGGGTACATTCTAATCAAAAGGGACATGAAAGACCTTTTCTCCCTGAGCCTTATAATTGGAAAACTTATGGGGAAATGAATGTCGCTTTTTGGAAGAAGCACCAGAGAACGACCTTAGAAGAAGCGACTAAACTACTAGAGCAATCGCATAAGGAGGTTTTAGAATTGATGGAAGGCTTCAGCAATGACGAATTGTTCACAAAAGGTGTCTATAAATGGACGGGTGGGACAAGTCTAGGTTCCTACTTTGTCAGTAGTACCTCCAGCCACTATGACTGGGCTCTGAAAAAACTCAAAGCTCATCAAAAAAATTGTAAGAATAGCTAG
- a CDS encoding uracil-DNA glycosylase, with protein sequence MQHSSWHALIKEQLPEGYFGKINQFMDQVYAQGIVYPPREKIFQALLTTPLEEVKVVILGQDPYHGPGQAQGLSFSVPDSIPAPPSLQNILKELSDDIGVKKSHDLTAWAEQGVLLLNACLTVPAGQANGHAGQIWEPFTDAVIRVVNHLDRPVVFVLWGAYARKKKALVTNPHHLIIESAHPSPLSVYRGFWGSKPFSKANAFLKETGQVPIDWLR encoded by the coding sequence ATGCAACACTCATCTTGGCATGCTTTGATTAAGGAGCAATTACCTGAGGGTTATTTCGGGAAAATCAATCAGTTTATGGACCAGGTCTATGCTCAGGGAATTGTTTATCCACCTAGGGAAAAGATTTTTCAGGCTCTATTGACTACACCGCTTGAAGAAGTTAAGGTGGTGATTCTAGGGCAAGACCCCTATCACGGGCCAGGTCAGGCTCAGGGCTTGAGTTTTTCTGTCCCTGACTCTATCCCAGCTCCGCCATCCTTGCAAAATATCTTGAAAGAATTGTCAGATGACATCGGCGTTAAGAAATCCCATGATTTAACTGCTTGGGCTGAGCAAGGAGTCTTGCTTCTCAATGCTTGTTTGACCGTTCCTGCTGGTCAGGCCAATGGTCATGCTGGGCAGATATGGGAGCCTTTTACAGATGCTGTGATTCGGGTGGTCAATCATCTAGATAGGCCAGTGGTCTTTGTACTCTGGGGTGCTTATGCACGCAAGAAGAAGGCCTTAGTTACCAATCCTCACCACTTGATTATCGAATCAGCCCATCCCAGTCCTTTATCGGTTTATAGAGGATTTTGGGGTTCCAAGCCTTTTTCCAAGGCCAATGCATTCTTAAAAGAGACAGGACAAGTGCCAATCGATTGGCTTAGATAA
- a CDS encoding NUDIX hydrolase — translation MPQLATICYIDNGKELLMLHRNKKPNDVHEGKWIGVGGKLERGETPQECASREILEETGLKAKPVLKGIITFPEFTPDLDWYTYVFKVTEFEGDLIECNEGTLEWVPYDEVLSKPTWEGDHTFVEWLLEDKPFFSAKFVYDGDKLLDTQVDFYE, via the coding sequence ATGCCTCAGTTAGCGACGATTTGCTACATTGATAACGGAAAAGAACTGCTCATGCTGCATCGTAATAAGAAGCCGAATGATGTCCATGAAGGCAAATGGATTGGTGTGGGTGGTAAGTTAGAGCGAGGGGAGACACCTCAAGAATGCGCTTCGCGTGAAATCCTCGAAGAGACAGGCCTGAAAGCCAAGCCAGTTCTAAAAGGCATTATCACTTTCCCTGAATTCACGCCAGATTTAGACTGGTACACCTATGTTTTTAAGGTGACGGAGTTTGAGGGTGACTTGATTGAATGCAACGAGGGAACATTAGAATGGGTTCCCTATGATGAAGTTTTGAGCAAGCCAACTTGGGAGGGTGACCACACCTTTGTTGAGTGGCTTTTAGAGGACAAACCCTTCTTTTCAGCTAAGTTTGTTTATGATGGGGATAAATTGTTGGATACTCAAGTTGATTTCTATGAATAA
- a CDS encoding dihydroorotase translates to MLLIKNGRVMDPKSGLDQVCDVLVQDGKIVKIASEIKKEGAEVLDATGLVVAPGLVDIHVHFREPGQTHKEDIHTGALAAAAGGFTTVVMMANTNPTISDVETLQEVLQSAAKEKINVKTVATITKNFNGKDLTDFKALLEAGAVGFSDDGIPLESSKVLKEALETAKKLGTFVCLHEEDPGLNGILGFNENIAKDHFKICGATGVAEYAMIARDVMIAHATKAHVHIQHLSKEESVKVVEFAQGLGAQVTAEVAPQHFSKTEALLLTQGSNAKMNPPLRLESDRRAVIEGLKSGVITVIATDHAPHHADEKNVEDITKAPSGMTGLETSLSLGLTYLVEAGELSLMELLEKMTVNPAKLYNFEAGYLAENGPADITIFDDKADRTVGPNFASKSANSPFIGETLKGQVKYTICKGQIVYQN, encoded by the coding sequence ATGTTATTAATCAAAAACGGTCGTGTAATGGATCCCAAGTCTGGTTTGGATCAAGTGTGTGATGTTTTGGTCCAAGATGGGAAAATTGTCAAAATTGCGTCTGAAATCAAGAAAGAAGGAGCAGAGGTGCTTGATGCTACAGGTCTTGTGGTTGCACCTGGACTAGTGGATATTCATGTCCATTTCCGTGAACCTGGTCAGACCCACAAGGAAGATATCCATACTGGTGCCCTAGCAGCTGCTGCAGGTGGTTTTACAACGGTTGTCATGATGGCTAATACCAATCCAACCATCTCAGACGTAGAGACTTTGCAAGAAGTTCTCCAGTCTGCTGCCAAGGAAAAGATTAACGTCAAAACGGTTGCAACTATTACCAAGAACTTTAATGGTAAAGACTTGACTGACTTTAAGGCGCTTTTAGAAGCAGGTGCCGTTGGTTTCTCAGATGACGGTATTCCACTTGAGAGCAGCAAAGTTCTCAAAGAAGCCTTGGAAACTGCTAAAAAACTTGGTACCTTTGTTTGTCTACACGAGGAAGATCCCGGCTTGAACGGTATTCTTGGCTTTAATGAAAACATCGCTAAAGACCACTTCAAGATCTGTGGTGCGACAGGGGTAGCAGAATACGCCATGATTGCGCGTGATGTTATGATTGCCCATGCAACCAAGGCCCATGTTCACATCCAGCATTTGTCTAAGGAAGAAAGTGTCAAAGTAGTAGAGTTTGCTCAAGGTTTGGGGGCCCAAGTCACAGCAGAAGTGGCACCACAACATTTTTCTAAGACAGAAGCTCTTCTTTTAACTCAAGGGAGCAATGCCAAAATGAATCCTCCGCTTCGTTTGGAGTCAGACCGCCGTGCCGTTATCGAGGGCCTCAAGTCAGGCGTCATCACTGTGATTGCGACAGACCACGCGCCTCACCATGCAGATGAGAAAAATGTAGAAGATATCACCAAAGCGCCATCTGGTATGACTGGTTTGGAAACTTCTCTATCTCTCGGCTTGACTTATTTGGTGGAAGCTGGTGAGCTAAGCTTAATGGAATTGCTAGAAAAGATGACTGTCAATCCAGCCAAACTTTACAACTTTGAAGCAGGCTACTTAGCTGAAAATGGTCCAGCGGACATCACTATCTTTGATGACAAGGCTGATCGTACTGTTGGTCCAAACTTCGCTTCAAAATCAGCTAATTCTCCATTTATCGGGGAAACTTTAAAAGGGCAGGTTAAATATACTATCTGTAAGGGACAAATCGTCTACCAAAACTAG
- a CDS encoding MATE family efflux transporter produces the protein MYPTHQFKDKFVLFLKIFFPILIYQFANYSASFVDTTMTGQYNTMDLAGVSTATSLWNPFFTFLTGIVSAMVPIIGHHLGRGKKEEVASDFYQFIYLAFGLSLVLLGMVVFLAPPVLNNIGLEAQVAAVAVSYLWYLSIGIIPLLLFSVIRSLLDSLGLTKLSMYLMLLLLPLNSGFNYLLIYGAFGFPELGGAGAGLGTSLAYWVLLGISILVLFKQERLKALHLEKRIPLNIDKIKEGVRLGLPIGGTVFAEVAIFSVVGLIMAKFSSLIIASHQSAMNFSSLMYAFPMSISSAMAIVVSYEVGAKRFEDAKIYARLGRVTALIFAGLTLSFLYIFRDRVASLYGNDPHFIETTAVFLTYSLFFQLADTFAAPLQGILRGYKDTIVPFYLGLIGYWGVAIPLGYLLDQVTDLGAFAYWIGLIASLIVSGCLYQWRLKSIMKRLS, from the coding sequence ATGTATCCAACCCATCAATTTAAAGACAAGTTTGTCTTATTTCTTAAGATATTTTTCCCTATCCTGATTTATCAATTTGCCAATTATTCTGCCTCTTTTGTCGATACAACCATGACTGGGCAGTACAATACCATGGACTTGGCAGGAGTATCAACTGCAACGAGTCTATGGAATCCTTTCTTTACTTTTTTAACAGGGATTGTTTCGGCCATGGTGCCCATCATAGGCCATCATCTGGGACGGGGCAAAAAGGAAGAAGTAGCATCTGACTTTTACCAATTTATCTACTTGGCTTTCGGACTGTCTTTGGTCTTGCTTGGAATGGTAGTATTCTTAGCGCCACCTGTCTTAAACAACATCGGACTAGAAGCTCAAGTGGCGGCAGTTGCAGTTTCCTATCTTTGGTACCTGTCTATCGGGATTATTCCCTTGTTGCTTTTTAGTGTCATTCGGTCATTGTTGGATTCTCTTGGTTTGACCAAACTATCGATGTATCTGATGCTCCTATTACTTCCTCTTAATAGTGGTTTTAACTATCTCTTGATATATGGAGCATTCGGTTTTCCTGAGCTTGGTGGCGCAGGAGCAGGGCTAGGGACCTCGCTAGCCTATTGGGTTTTATTGGGGATTTCTATTCTTGTTTTGTTCAAACAAGAAAGGTTAAAAGCGCTACATCTTGAAAAACGGATTCCACTCAATATAGATAAAATCAAGGAGGGTGTTCGATTAGGTCTACCAATCGGAGGAACCGTCTTTGCGGAAGTGGCTATTTTCTCCGTTGTGGGACTAATCATGGCTAAGTTTTCATCGCTCATCATCGCTAGTCACCAGTCAGCTATGAACTTTTCCAGTCTCATGTACGCTTTCCCCATGAGTATTTCCTCTGCTATGGCGATTGTTGTGTCTTACGAGGTGGGGGCTAAACGTTTTGAGGATGCAAAAATCTATGCTCGTCTAGGGAGAGTAACCGCCCTTATTTTTGCAGGTCTTACCCTGTCCTTTCTCTACATTTTTAGAGATCGTGTAGCAAGTCTATATGGCAATGACCCTCACTTCATTGAAACAACTGCTGTATTTCTAACCTACAGTCTCTTTTTCCAGTTAGCTGATACCTTTGCGGCTCCGCTTCAGGGGATTTTAAGAGGGTATAAGGACACTATCGTTCCTTTCTATCTTGGCCTAATCGGATATTGGGGAGTAGCGATACCTCTAGGATATTTACTAGATCAAGTAACTGACTTGGGGGCATTTGCTTACTGGATTGGGTTAATTGCCAGCTTGATTGTTTCTGGTTGTTTGTATCAATGGCGTTTGAAATCCATAATGAAAAGGTTGAGCTAA
- a CDS encoding thiamine pyrophosphate-dependent dehydrogenase E1 component subunit alpha, whose product MSTLDKNLLLEMFRKMEEIRRMDLKIAQLVKKGKVPGMTHFSVGEEAANVGAMLALNPDDLITSNHRGHGQAIAKGIDLNGMMAEILGKYTGTCKGKGGSMHIADLDAGNLGANGIVGGGMGIAVGAALSQQMQHTGKIVVCFFGDGATNEGVFHEAVNMASIWKLPVIFYCINNGYGISADIKKMTNVEHIHQRSAAYGIPGMFIEDGNNVIDAYEGFKKAVDHVRGGNGPVLIESVTYRWLGHSSSDPGKYRTREEVELWKQKDPIENLRKYLIENNIASAEELEEIQAQVKEAVEASVKFAEESPFPPLESAFEDIYAD is encoded by the coding sequence ATGTCAACTTTAGATAAGAATCTTTTGCTAGAGATGTTCCGTAAGATGGAAGAAATCCGTCGCATGGACTTAAAAATCGCTCAGTTAGTGAAAAAGGGAAAAGTTCCCGGTATGACTCACTTTTCTGTCGGAGAGGAAGCTGCTAACGTCGGAGCGATGCTGGCTCTTAATCCAGATGATCTGATTACCTCAAATCACCGTGGACACGGGCAAGCTATTGCTAAGGGGATTGACCTCAATGGAATGATGGCTGAAATCCTCGGGAAATACACTGGAACCTGTAAAGGAAAAGGTGGTTCTATGCATATCGCTGACCTGGATGCGGGTAACCTTGGTGCCAATGGTATCGTAGGTGGTGGTATGGGAATCGCTGTCGGTGCGGCCCTCAGTCAGCAGATGCAACATACGGGTAAAATCGTCGTCTGCTTCTTTGGAGATGGTGCGACCAACGAAGGTGTTTTCCACGAAGCAGTGAACATGGCTTCTATTTGGAAACTTCCTGTTATTTTCTACTGCATTAACAACGGTTATGGAATCTCTGCGGATATCAAGAAAATGACCAATGTGGAGCATATCCATCAACGCAGTGCGGCATATGGAATTCCTGGAATGTTTATCGAAGATGGGAACAACGTCATCGATGCCTATGAAGGATTTAAGAAAGCTGTAGATCATGTTCGTGGTGGCAATGGCCCAGTCTTGATCGAAAGTGTAACCTATCGCTGGCTTGGTCACTCATCATCTGACCCTGGTAAATATCGTACTCGTGAAGAAGTGGAATTGTGGAAACAAAAAGACCCAATCGAAAACCTTCGCAAATACCTCATTGAAAACAATATTGCAAGTGCAGAAGAATTGGAAGAAATTCAAGCACAAGTCAAGGAAGCAGTAGAAGCTTCTGTTAAATTTGCAGAAGAAAGCCCATTCCCACCACTAGAATCAGCATTTGAAGATATTTACGCAGACTAA
- a CDS encoding alpha-ketoacid dehydrogenase subunit beta, producing METKTMSFRDTIILAMSEEMRRDENVFLMGEDVGVFGGDFGTSVGMLEEFGPERIRDCPISEAAISGAAAGAAMTGLRPIVDMTFMDFSVIAMDNIVNQAAKTRYMFGGKGQVPMTVRCAAGNGVGSAAQHSQSLESWFTHIPGLKVVAPGTPADMKGLLKSSIRDNNPVIILEYKSEFNQKGEVPVDPDYTIPLGVGEIKREGTDVTVVTYGKMLRRVVQAAEELAEEGISVEIVDPRTLVPLDKDIIINSVKKTGKVVLVNDAHKTSGYIGEISATISESEAFDYLDAPIRRCAGEDVPMPYAQNLENAMIPTVESIKDAIRKTYNKE from the coding sequence ATGGAAACAAAAACAATGTCGTTCCGTGACACCATTATCCTTGCTATGTCTGAGGAAATGCGTCGCGATGAAAATGTATTCTTGATGGGAGAAGACGTCGGTGTCTTCGGAGGAGACTTCGGAACTTCTGTTGGAATGCTCGAAGAATTTGGTCCAGAACGTATCCGTGACTGTCCGATTTCTGAAGCTGCCATCTCTGGAGCAGCAGCAGGAGCAGCCATGACAGGACTTCGCCCAATCGTTGATATGACCTTTATGGATTTCTCGGTTATAGCCATGGACAATATCGTCAACCAAGCTGCTAAAACACGTTATATGTTTGGTGGTAAAGGTCAGGTTCCAATGACTGTTCGATGCGCAGCTGGTAACGGTGTCGGTTCTGCAGCCCAGCACTCTCAGTCTTTGGAGTCTTGGTTCACACACATCCCTGGACTTAAGGTTGTAGCTCCAGGTACACCTGCGGACATGAAAGGACTTCTCAAGTCTTCTATCCGCGATAATAACCCTGTTATCATCCTTGAGTACAAGTCCGAATTTAACCAAAAAGGGGAAGTGCCAGTTGATCCAGATTACACAATCCCACTTGGAGTTGGAGAAATCAAACGTGAAGGTACAGATGTAACAGTTGTTACTTATGGAAAAATGCTTCGCCGTGTGGTTCAAGCTGCTGAAGAGTTAGCAGAAGAGGGAATTTCAGTTGAAATTGTGGACCCACGTACCCTCGTTCCGCTTGATAAGGATATCATCATTAACTCAGTGAAGAAGACTGGTAAGGTTGTTTTGGTTAATGATGCTCATAAAACAAGTGGTTATATTGGAGAGATTTCAGCTACTATTTCAGAATCAGAAGCATTTGATTATCTAGACGCACCAATCCGCCGTTGCGCCGGAGAAGATGTGCCAATGCCTTACGCGCAAAACCTTGAAAATGCAATGATTCCAACAGTTGAAAGCATCAAAGATGCAATCCGTAAGACTTATAACAAAGAATAA